One window of the Macaca thibetana thibetana isolate TM-01 chromosome 1, ASM2454274v1, whole genome shotgun sequence genome contains the following:
- the AADACL3 gene encoding arylacetamide deacetylase-like 3, which translates to MWVLALIFLAADCVFSLGVTLWVICSQFFIVHIPAAVGHPVKLRVLHCIFQLLVTWGMIFEKLRICSMPQFIRFVHDLPPLKYDPDVVVTDFRFGTIPVKLYQPKASTCALKPGIVYYHGGGGALGSLKTHHGICSRLCKESDSVVLAVGYRQLPKHKFPVPIRDCLVATIHFLKSLDAHGVDPARVVVCGDSLGGGIATVVCQKLVDRPDLPRIRAQILIYASLQALDLQTPSFQQSRNIPLLNWSFACYCFPQYLDFSSSWREVIMKGAHLPAKVWEKYRKWLGPENIPERFKKRGYRPIPPEPVNEAAYLEVSVVLDVMCSPLIAEDDVVSQLPETCIVSCEYDALRDDSLLYKKRLEDLGVPVTWHHMKDGFHGVLTTIDMSFFHFPCSMRILNALVHFIKGL; encoded by the exons ATGTGGGTCCTGGCCCTGATCTTCCTGGCAGCAGACTGTGTGTTCTCACTAGGGGTCACTCTGTGGGTCATTTGCAGCCAGTTTTTCATTGTGCACATCCCGGCAGCAGTTGGCCACCCCGTGAAACTGAGAGTCCTTCATTGCATCTTCCAGCTGCTGGTGACATGG GGGATGATTTTTGAGAAGCTCAGAATCTGTTCTATGCCCCAATTCATCCGTTTCGTGCACGATCTGCCGCCGCTAAAGTACGACCCCGATGTTGTGGTCACAGATTTCCGCTTTGGGACAATCCCTGTGAAGCTGTATCAGCCCAAGGCATCCACCTGCGCCCTGAAGCCTGGCATCGTGTACTACCACGGTGGCGGGGGCGCCCTGGGGAGCTTGA AAACCCACCATGGCATATGCTCTCGTTTGTGCAAGGAGAGTGACTCTGTGGTTCTGGCAGTTGG TTACCGCCAGTTACCTAAGCATAAGTTTCCAGTGCCAATAAGAGACTGCTTGGTGGCCACCATCCACTTCCTGAAGTCCCTGGATGCACACGGAGTGGATCCAGCCCGGGTTGTGGTCTGTGGTGACAGTTTGGGAGGGGGAATAGCCACGGTGGTTTGTCAAAAACTTGTGGACAGGCCAGATCTGCCCCGGATCCGAGCTCAGATCCTGATCTACGCCAGTCTCCAAGCCCTGGATTTACAAACCCCTTCCTTTCAACAGAGTAGAAACATCCCCCTGCTCAACTGGAGTTTCGCCTGCTACTGTTTTCCTCAATACCTGGACTTCAGCTCCTCCTGGCGAGAGGTCATCATGAAAGGCGCCCATTTGCCTGCCAAAGTTTGGGAAAAGTACAGAAAGTGGTTGGGCCCGGAAAACATCCCCGAGAGGTTTAAGAAGAGGGGCTACCGACCGATACCCCCTGAGCCCGTGAATGAAGCTGCTTACTTGGAAGTAAGTGTTGTCCTGGATGTGATGTGCTCGCCTCTGATTGCAGAAGATGACGTAGTGTCTCAGCTCCCGGAAACTTGCATCGTGAGCTGTGAGTATGATGCTCTCCGGGACGATTCACTGTTGTACAAGAAGAGGCTGGAAGACCTGGGAGTGCCCGTGACCTGGCACCATATGAAGGATGGTTTCCATGGAGTGCTCACCACCATTGACATGAGCTTCTTTCACTTTCCGTGCTCCATGAGAATTCTGAATGCGTTAGTCCATTTCATAAAGGGGCTGTGA